GAGTATACGAGAACCGGTAAGGTGTTCTTATTTCTCATTATGAGCGTGATCTGGTGGATTGTTCTTAAGCAGAACAGCCTCTATAAGTCGCATCGGTTCGAGACACTGTTCATGCAACTGGTGCGGATTGTTAAGGCCGTATCTGTTGCTGCAGTACTTTTCTTGGCAGCAATAACCATTTTTGAGTTCCCTGCTATCGGGAAGATATTTATGACGATATTTGTTGTTCTTAGTCTGGGCTCGTTATTCATGGAAAATGTAATTATAGCAAAGTTAGCAGAATCTTTACGTAAACTCAACATTAATACTAGAAATGTAATTGTCGTAGGCATGGGTAAAGAAGCTGCGGACATACTTCTCAAAATTAAAGAAAACCCGGGATGGGGACTAAAACTAGTCGGAATTATTATCCCTGATCAAATAGATTCTGATAATAATGTCGACAGTATATCTGCGCTCTCTCGGTTGCATGGTTACAAAATCCTCGGAAAATTATCGGATTTTTATTCGATTACCAAGGGGAATGTGATTGATGTCGTGTTTTTTTCCGGGTCTCCATGGTATCTAAACGCTATGCAGCCATATATCCAGTATTGTATTCAGCGAGGAATCGATACGGAGCTTTGTGCTACTTTTTTTGATAAACTGGATTTTGTAAAAATGTTTGTTGATGAGATCGGCAATTTACCCCTGATCTCATTTGAGACAGCACATAAAAAACCCTATCAGTTGCTGGTAAAAGAGCTTATTGACCGGGGTATTGCTTTCTTAGGCCTTTTCATTTTAGCCCCTTTATTTTTTATAACGTCCTTGGCTATCCGGCTTGATTCTCCCGGATCAGTTTTTTTTAAACAGAAGCGGGTGGGACGGCATGGACGTATTTTTGAAATGTATAAGTTCCGCTCAATGGTCACTGACGCGGAGGCGCGTAAAAAAGATCTTTTTGCTTTAAATGAAATGTCCGGTCCTGTTTTTAAGATTACGCATGATCCCCGGATAACGAGAGTGGGGAAATTTATCCGGAAAACAAGCTTGGACGAACTCCCTCAATTGATTAATGTGCTTCGAGGTGAAATGAGCCTGGTAGGCCCACGGCCCCCTTTGCCTTCGGAAGTAGCTCAATACAGCGACTGCCAGATACGGAGATTGTCTGTTAAGCCCGGAATAACTTGTACCTGGCAAGTGAGCGGACGTAACCATATTGATTTTGAAACCTGGATAAAAATGGATTTGGATTATATAGATAAATGGTCTCTGTCGAAAGATGCAAAGCTGCTTCTTAAGACGATGCCGGCTATTCTATTCCAGAATGGTGCAAAGTAGCAGGACAATATCATTTATTTAGGGAGGTGATGGGGTTTACTGTTCGACGAGATTTTTTGTGAAATATGGCATAGCCATGTTTATACCAGAAAGCCGAAGTGTTAATTGTTTTTTTAGCATACTGGCTTATGGTTCCATGAAGAGGGGGATGGGTAAATGAAAAAAGTACTTATTATGTTCGCAATAATTCTTTCCTATATGCTTCCTGCGGCATATGCAGAGGTTTTGATTGAAAAAGGTGATACTTTAAAGGTATATGTTTTCGATCGCCGGGGTACCGATTTGGTTCTTGGTTCTTTTTCTCCGAACGGTATGGCACAGCAACTGGGAGAAGAAGATCCGCATCAGGTTAACGTGTCTTCAGAAGGAAAAATATTTATCCCTAATATCGGGGTGCTTTCCGTTTCCGATAAGAGCACGACTGAAGTTGAGAAAATGATCATACAAGGGTTAAGTTCTTCAATTCAACTCCAGCAAGTTGCAGTGCTTCTTATGACGCCAAAATTCAACAGGGTCTATGTTTTAGGTGAAGTGGCTAATCCCGGAATGTATAAATACGATCAGACGAAACCATATGAAGGAAAATTGATGAGTTTGATCAGCAGCGCAGGTGGATTCACTGATAGGGCAAACAAAGACGCTGTGAGTATTATAAAAGAAAATGGATCGATGGTTACTATTAATCTTATGCAAATGGTAAGAAAGAATTCAATTAGAGAAAACGTTGTTCTGGAAGATAAAGACACGATTATGATCGGACAATGTATTTCCCGAGTGTACGTCATCGGTGAAGTGAGAACTCCCGGAGGGTATCAATTTTTGGAAGGCGCCACCTTTGCAGATTACATCGCTGAAGCCGGAGGTATCAACAATACTGCGGCAATGGACAACATTGGAATTGTCAGAAAGAATAAAGATCGGAATGAAGTGTTTAAAGTGGCGCTTGACGGTACCTTTTCAACTAACGGACAGAAGAACACCGCGGTCTATCCTGGAGATACTATCTATGTGCCCAAGCACTTTTTTGCTGATTGGAAGGACCTGGGATCAGTCTTAGGAATGGCACGGGATTCCATTTATGTTTATGATACGGTTACCGGAAGGTACCCCCGTTAAAGGATACGATAATGCTGGATTTACATAGTCATATATTACCTGGTCTCGATGACGGTCCTCAGACAGAAGCCGAATCGATAACGATGATAAAGTGCATGGACAAACTTGGGTTTAAGCATATTGTGGCTTCTCCTCATTACATTCAGGGATTGTATGAGAACTCCTCGGATATTGTTAGTTCTGCTGTTAAAAATATCTGGAGTAGATTTGAAGAGAACAATATCTCAACTCAAATAATTTCTGCAAATGAGGTTTTTATTGATTCGGTGTTTAATGATAGCGGTGAAATGGCAGATTTCCACGTTTGCGGCAGGAAGTGCCCTTTCATTTTATTAGAAGCCCCGTTTAATAGTTTTATGATCGAGACCTTATATAATATTATATTTGAGTTAACGAACAAACAGGTGAAGGTCATCCTAGTGCATCCGGAACGTTCAATGGAACTGGTTCGTCATTTTCATTTATTTGAAGAATTGGTTGCTCGCGACGTTAAGCTGCAAGTTAATCTAATGAGCCTTATCGGGGCTTACGGTAATCATAGTAGGATGGTCGCAGAAAAATTACTCGAAGAAAATATGGTTTTTGGAATCGGCAGCGATATACATACTGTTAAACAAGCAGCTCACGATATTCCAAAAGCGCTTATAAGAATTAATGAGCTTATCGGAGAAGTAAGATTATCTTTAATGATGAAAAATGCCAAAGAGGAATTAGGTGTTTGCTCATGATCAGCGTTGATTTCACAAGCCAGACCATAATGGATATGGTGTGGGAAGGTTATTAAAAAAGGGGGGGAATAAGTTATGGAATTATTCGAATATTGGAACATGATACTGCGCCGGAAGGGGATTATCTTACTTTCTTTATTGATTATTGTTGGTGCAGCTGTATTTTATAGTATAAGGGCTACTCCTATCTACGAAGCGAATTGCAAACTTTTGATCACAGAAAAAAATAATGGAGGTATCCTGGGGGCTTTTGAAGCGATTGACTTGATGAGCCAGATCGGAGGGAAATCAGATCCTGTAAATACCCAAATGGAAATTTTGCAGACCCGGCCGATTTTAGAGAGAGTGATTCAAGTTAATAATTTGAAAGATCGTAAAGGCAATTTTATTGATAGCGAATCATTGCGCAAGGATATCAAACTTGCAGCTATTCGAACAACGAATTTGATTCAGATATCCTATCGTGATAAAAATCCTGTTACCGCAACAAATGTTGTTAATACGTTAGCGTCGGTGTTTGTTGAGCAGAATCAGCGGCTTAATCAGGAAGAGTATAGCAGCGCCAGGGTTTTTATAGAAGATCAGTTAAAAAAACAGAGAGACAAGCTTACTGAAACAGAACAGGCTTTGCTGGCTTATAAGAAAATGTATAAAACTGTTGCCTTGCCGGAAGAGACGACATCCAGAATTGGCAGCTTAGCGCAGTTCGAAACCAATAAAATGGAAATTGATACCAAACTTAAAGGCGCATTTGCTCAGGAACAAGATTTAAATAGCAAGATCAATGGAGTAGGTGCGAGAAATAATCCGTTCTATTCGTATTGGTGGACTAACCTCGAGCAGATAAGGAATGAGATTATAAGCCTTAAAGCGCAAAAAACCAATATCGATAATCAGGTCGACCAGCTTACCAGTCGTTTGGGTCAGCTTCCTCCCAAAGAGATCGAGCTTGCCAGGTTGACACGGGACCAGACAATTGCGAATCAGGTATACTCTGCGCTGCTTGAGCGGTATGAAGAGGTGCAAATAAACGAAGCTGGTAAAATAGCGAATATTAAACTCATAGAACCTGCGGTTGTCTCTTCGTTACCTGTTCTTCCGCAGAAGAAAAACAATATTATTCTGGCTGTTTTTGTCGGTTTGTTATTCGGTGGTGCCTTATCATTATTTTTGGAATATATTGATGATGTCCCCAAATCCGTTGATGCCGTCAAACATGTTCTTCCATATAATGTTTTAGGTACGGTACCCTATGAAGATAACCTCAATAACTTTTTCTTGAAAGCTGCTCCGCGTGGGCCTTCTTCAGAAGCTTTGCGGCTTATTCACACCAGTTTGAAGTATAAGGACATTATGCGGCAGAAATCTCCGGGATTGTTGATTACCAGTGCATTAGCCTCGGAAGGAAAGACTACTATTATAGCGAATCTGGCCTTGTCCCTTTCGTCTGCCGGGAAAAAAGTCGCATTAGTCGATCTCGATTTGAGAAAGCCAAAACTTACAAAGATATTTAATCTTTCAAAAGAGAAGGGTATTACAAATTATTTGATCGGGGAAGAATCGTTATCAGATATCTTTTTCCCTTCTTCTTCCGGAAAGAATATCACGGTTATTCCTGCTGGGACGATCCCTCCTAATCCTACGGAGCTTATTGCCAGTGAAAGGATTGGCGCGATGATCGACCAATTAAAGAATTATTTTGATATCGTTCTTTTTGATGCTCCACCGGTGACGCTGGTTGCGGAGACCCTTGATCTTGCGAGGTTTATGGATGGCATTATGATTGTAGTCGATATGAAGAACGCGTCGCTGCGCTCCTTAAATGCTGCCAAAGAATTATTTCAAGATAAGAACCTTCCGATTGTAGGGGTAATCATAAATAAACTTATCAAAGAAAGAAGCGGGTATAGTTATTCGCATTATGGATATACTTACAAATACGAATATTAGTGACTTTTTTCGCTGATTAGGTTCGTTATGTAGAGACGCGATTAATCGCGTCTCTACGGTTTGATAGATCATTTTTACTGTCGGGCTGGGGTACTTCAATAGTTGTGGTATCCCTGTCGGGATGATTGTAATAAAGGACGCTTCCGCTCCTTTATAATCCTAGGACTTAAGACCAGTACGCGCTGGCCTTAAGAATCCTCGCGTTTTTTTTCTGGTAGCCTCGGTCAGACGGCGCCTGCGGAACTCGGAGTCAACTACGACATCATTCACACCAGCGCAAACCCTTCGCCAAAAGGCTGTGTCACAAATTATGCCACACCTTTGGTAGCTGCGGGTAGCAAATTGCGCAGGTGTTTCTGTGTCTTCGTAAGCCCCTTCAGACATCCTCGGCGATTGTGGGTTGGGATTAGGAGGGCTTCTTCCTTAGCTTCAATATTAAGGTTGCGCCCTGGTCAGGAGTGCTTTTTACGGTTATGTCCCCGCTATTTGGTGCTAGTCTTACTGTGTCTCTGATCCAGCTCAGTCCTATGCCGCTGGAGCCGGAAGTGGAATAGCCCAGATCGAATATCTTATTCTGGTGTTCCTGCGGTATTCCTTTACCATTATCGGCAAATTCCAGTAGAAAATAGTGTTCGTTAAGATCGCGGGCGGTTATTGTGATCGATGGAGCGCTCGTTGCTGAGAGTGCTGCAAAAGCATTCGTGTAGAGATTAGAAAGAATTATTACTAACGTGTTCATGGGTATTGCCGGATAGATCGTATCCGGAAAATCGCGATTAACAATCCCGCTGAAGACGCCAAGTACGCGTTTGGCTGCTTCTGCCTCGGCTTCAATAAGAGAGTATCGTTCATTTCCGGCGGACTGGGCCAAGGTCCCTGATAAGGCATAGGTGCTTTTTATTTCGTTAAGCATATCCTTGATCCGTGTGCCAAGCGTAGCTGTCGCCTCTTGCAATATCTCCAGACAGAACGATATGTATTCATCTTTTGCGACATCACGAGGCAGCTTCCTGGCCAGGTTATTGGTAAATGCCTCGATTTGCCCAAGCGGGTTCTTGAGGTCATGCGCACAACCGGAAATGGACTGGCGCATGGATTCCAGAACTGACATACGCTGAAGCTTTTCTTCGAGTACAGCCTGTTTCTCCTGGAACTCAAGATGTTTACGGTAGTTGTAGTAACGGATAAACAGACCCCCAACAAGGGTAATGATAATGTACTTGTAGATTTGGGGAATTGGCAAAAGATCATTGATTATCCAGAGACAGATAAGGGAAATCAGGAAAGGGATGGTATAGTCGGCTGTTTTTTTGATAACTACTTTGATATCCATGAGCTGATGCTTTAGGATGGCGTATGTAATTATTGATACCATAAATAGAGAATTATAGGGGCCTACCCAGACATATCTATAGTTACCAAGTAAGATCAAAATCAGATTAAAGTACATTCCTATAGAATATGTACCGATGGTTGCAATGAGCATGTACAGTAGTTGGTTTTTAAATATCCCGGATGCCTTAAGCATTTTTACGAAAAGTATACCAACTGCTGCGCCCGAATAGGTCACATACCACAAACCATAAAATGGGTAGAGATATCCCAAAATACTTTCTTTGCCCCAAGTTCTCATAATAATATCCCTAATAAAAGCATTTGGAATGAACACGAGGAATGAAGTTAAAACAGCTGGCAAATGTAATAGTAGAGTCTTTAGAGGATTTAATTTTGTGCCAGTGAAGACCAAAGTAAAATGCAAAAAAGTAGTAGCAATAAAGGCAGCAGCAACGATAAATTCTCTATTCCAGAACAAAGCTTGAGTAAAATTATCAACCAACCGGAACATTAGAATGCCGAAAGACCACAAGCTGACAAAGACCGCGCATAAAGCGAAGATAGAGTCGATACTTTTCTTTGCCGACTTCCAAGCGATAATGCCTGCTAAGATTAAATCCAGAACTAAAGAAAAAGAAAGAAGAAGATTAATGGATAAATTTGTAAGCATATTTTATTTTAAACTATTTTTGTAAGTGCAAATAAATATTTGCTTTTGTTTTTTCGTCAAAAAAAGTATGCTTTTTTGAGTACCCAGCCCCGTCAGAAAGTCCGATTAATTGTTCTTGACCTCTATAAATCAGTTTCCAGTCACAAAGAAATTCTATATTAATTTTATTAGGAATATTTTTTTCAACGTTAGTTATGAGAAATATTCCATCATTATTCAAATAATTATACATACTATTGATTACTAATTTAGCTATTTTATCATTTAAATAATCAAAAAGACCGAAGGAGTATATGAGGTCAAACTTAGGCAGGTTAAGCCTTTTCAAATTTTTAACAAGACTTAATATATTCATATGTAAATATGTAATAGAGATATCAGGATTCAGGTATTGATCAAGCTGATTTTTTACAAATTCAATAGCCTCACTTTCCATGTCATTAAGATATATTTTTGCTTTAATATGTTTTTCTTTTAACAACTCGATAATTTCTTTAGCGGGGCCACATCCAAGTGATAAGATACAAAGCGGTTCGTCGCTAGACATATTATTTAGATATTCATTAAAATAACTTTCTCTATTAATATGGGCCTGTGAAGCGGG
The genomic region above belongs to Candidatus Margulisiibacteriota bacterium and contains:
- a CDS encoding sugar transferase — protein: MGDMLKEHYRAVSNFRRLIDIMLVHVSFYFTHIVCLVFSFKSLEEYTRTGKVFLFLIMSVIWWIVLKQNSLYKSHRFETLFMQLVRIVKAVSVAAVLFLAAITIFEFPAIGKIFMTIFVVLSLGSLFMENVIIAKLAESLRKLNINTRNVIVVGMGKEAADILLKIKENPGWGLKLVGIIIPDQIDSDNNVDSISALSRLHGYKILGKLSDFYSITKGNVIDVVFFSGSPWYLNAMQPYIQYCIQRGIDTELCATFFDKLDFVKMFVDEIGNLPLISFETAHKKPYQLLVKELIDRGIAFLGLFILAPLFFITSLAIRLDSPGSVFFKQKRVGRHGRIFEMYKFRSMVTDAEARKKDLFALNEMSGPVFKITHDPRITRVGKFIRKTSLDELPQLINVLRGEMSLVGPRPPLPSEVAQYSDCQIRRLSVKPGITCTWQVSGRNHIDFETWIKMDLDYIDKWSLSKDAKLLLKTMPAILFQNGAK